The genomic window GGCTGTGCAAGAGACAGCACCACTGCAGATTGAATTCGCAAATGGGTATAAAACAAGATCAAAGGGGGAATGCAAGCAGGTTAAGGTGGAGGTAGGCAAGCTGAAAATGGAGATTGACGCTATTTTGTTCGATTTGGATGAAGTGGATATAGTGTTGGGTATGGCCTCACCAGATCATGCATTTCCAGTTTAACACTGAGCTGGTAGAGTTAAAAGGAGAAAACAGTAGTGAGATGGGGCAGATGGCTTTGAACTGCATGCTAGGGGGGGCAAAAAAGTGGGATAAGGGCTGGTTCCTAAGTTTCATAGGGATGCTTTTGCAGAAATCACAGGTAAACAAGAGCAGGAGTTGCAAAAAGAGTGCTTGATGAATTTCATAGAAAAcagtttttatatatttcaaaGTTGTGAATAGGATACAAGAACTAATTTGTTTAAATAGACTCTTGTAAACCAAATGGGCCGGATTAATTGACTGAATACGATTACTagaaataattacaaatatacatatatacaacACTCCCTTCAAGCTGGTGAATGAATAACTTATCATTCCCAGCTTGCAATTCATTCACCAGCTTGCAAGTAAGTTGTTAGAatcgtttttttatttgttggtaGGCCCTTTGTCAACACATTTGCTAATTGATGCCCAGAAAGAATGTAAGTTGTAGTTATCAAACCATTGTCCAAATTTTCTTTAATGACGTGCCGATCAACTTTTGTATGTTTTGCCTTTTCATGTTGATCACAATTATGAGTTATGTTGATAATTGATTTACTGTTACAAAATAACTTCATAGGTGCTTCACACCATATCTTCAAATCACTCAGTACCATCTTCATATATAGGAGCTTACCGATTCCTTGTACCATAGCTCTAAAATTAACCTCAACAGTTGATCGGGCCACTACAAGATACCCCACAGAATTGTATAGAGTGAGTATATTATTtactaaaagaaagaaaatgattaCAAGATTTTCCTCTGATAGTCCACAGAGCAAAGCTCCTTCAGAGGATGAATACCTCAGCCCAGTAGAAACTGTAAAACAGTAAATCCGAACATatacctctctctctctatatatattcCCCTCCCCCCCCCTCTCTAACTATCTTTCCAACTACACACTCTCCTCTCCAGTTTGGCCTTTCCCTTAGTAGATCCTATTAAACTGTCTCTCAGTCATGCAATCTCCGGCAACCGTAATAGTATCAACACAAACAAGAAGTATAGTTATTTTCCTCCATGTGAATGTTTcaagaaaaaattgtgatttccTTGACTTTGCTTATAGCTCAAGCACACCGTTGCCTTTGAGTTCATTATGGGTCTTAAAACTTATTTGATCTTCCCTAGCAAACTGATACTTCTCTAGGAAAGAGTATTTTGTATTCTAATCCTTATATTTATGCCAGAGCTTATCCTTTTATTTAAAACTCATGATTGAATTGTTCAATTTCACACAGAAACATCTAACCTGAATAGAAGTGGCAAGGAAGATGACCATTATATTCCTAGCGGCGGAGCTTCACTTTCAAGGTCATCAATATGTCATGAGAAAAAGATAGCTCAGTCATTTACCTCCACTTTTccatattttgttaaaataatgaAATCATTCAATGTCGGCGGTTCACGTATTCTGGTGAGTTATTCCATTTTGTGATTCTTAATTTACTTCCTGAATAGTGTTATTTTATCTCTCCATCCTTATCTTTAAGTAACTTGTGCAGCGTTTCATTTTCTTGAGAAACTGATTTTGTTGgagtatattaatttttacCGAAACAATATTTCTCCTTTTACATATGGAGGATAAATTGTAAGACCCTAAATTTTAGTTACATAAATTGTCTTGGATCAAAATCCGGGACGTTACATAAATCATTTAAGAAGTATGCATTACCAGTAAAAGATTATCTCAATGAAAATTTCCCACAATTCCATAGTGATACACTGATACGAGTCCTAATTAATGAGTCAATCTTGGTAGATTAGAACTATTCTTGTACTTGCACTTCAATGCATGTTGGAGCGATATTTCACTACTTAGTGAAGACGCTGCTTGACAAACTTCTCAACTACTGCTATGACATTTACACTTTGAATTGTGTGCAATTATTATGTTGTATTTCTCTAAGAAGTTCCAATTGTAAttgttaattttctttccttaaGAAGTTTGTATCGAACGATATTGCAATTTTTTAACTTTCCTTCTCAAATATTTcctattttaagttttattggTCGCATTATTTATGATGTAAAGTTTTGTCCCTATTCACTGTGCTTGGCATTAACACTGAAGCTCTTGCTGGTACTGAtttataattgatatatttcaGAATGTACCGTCAAAATTTTCGAAAGTACATCTTCCAAACACCAAGATACAGATTATTCTTCATAATTTGAAGGGAGGACAGTGGATTGTTAATGCTGTTCCAACAACTAAATTGCATACAAGTCACACTATGTGTGGAGGATGGTTGGATTTTGTTCGTGGCAACGACATAAAGCTTGGAGATGTCTGCATTTTCGAACTGATAGGTAAGTGTGAGTTACGTGTTCGTATCGCTGAGGTCGGAAAAGATGGGCTAGAAGACTCCCAGATTGGAAAACAAGCTTCTAGTACGCTTGGTGCAAGACATGATGTCGTTCGCAATAAGACTTCGAGTTCGAGATATAAGCCAAAGAGTTCTAAATTCAGCTCAAAGTACAGAAAGAAAGTTGTTGCATCAGATAAAAAGTTGTCAAAGATTGGTCAAGAAGCTGTTTTGTCCATTGAGTTGAAAAAATCTGATGTTGGAAAGGAAGGTCTTGACAATCAAAATGGGCATATGAATGAGCCTTAGTACCTAGCTACTGTTCCATCCACCTGCTAACTTTCTTGTTTGTGAGACAGATAAATCAATTTGCAATTAGTTGTATTGTATCATCAGTAATCTTAGATCATAGAATGTATTAAGTATCAAGATCATGGAATGTTTTCCATGTCACCATTCACATCCCAATTAGTTGTATCATCACTAACCAAGATCATAGAATGTAGTAATTATCTATTATGACACTGCTTTTTAGTTCATATCATTGTGAATTTGTGATTGCTATAACATTCAGTAGGCTTGTGATGTTGTTGGTCTCTAATTTTTGtgataaaatgaattttatttactaaagtactcttattttttttgttttacgaTGGAGCTGATGATCGAACCTACGACCTctagcatactacccaaatccctcaccatTATTAGACCACTAAAGTACTCTTATAAATAGTAGTAGTTAAATATTTAGACGAgttaaaatacaataaataataatatattagttGGCAAAGGAAACAGACAATTCTGTTGAAGAAATCAATACTGCTTCTAATGGCGGTGTTGAATGTGGTTCGCCTGAGAAATATCGGCGTTAGTATACGAACACCATTAGTTGTATCTTTTGAAACTACCAATGAGACGACTTTTAATACTGGTGTTGAATCTGCGTCGCCAAAGCATTTCATGGCTGATGCAGTTGCTAAGACCACACCTGTAGTGGTTCCCTCTCAAACAACAGGctaaataataatatcaaactCGGTGTTGTTTCTAGACTTCTTATTTATTGCTCGTACCAATAAGTGTGaatcttataaattaaaaataaaattattttaatatggGATAAAATTTACGAATTTAGGATTTAAATTTACGCTTTGATTTCACTTAGCCAAAACGAGTCGAGATAAATTGACACCTTAGTTTCAAGAAAAAATTGTGAGTTCCTTGACTTTCCTTATAGCTCAATCACACACCGCTGCCTTTGATTTCCTTGTGATTTCGTAATGCTGAGGTTGGAAAACAAGCTTCCAGAGTATGCTTGGTGCAAGACATGATGTCGCTCCATTCTTGTTTTACATGACACTGTTTTTTAGTTCATTTGTGATTGCCTATAACATTCACTTTAATTGCACATTTAACCTCCTAAACTTTTTCAATAGTGCAGTTATGGCCCCCACAAATTCATTTTAGCAATTTCAACCCCTCAATTTTTCTCCTTTTATCTTCCTCGTGAACTGTTCAAGGCTTAAAGCTtccactgtttttttttttactagagcTTAAACCTCAACCATTTCAATCTCAGACTGTGTTCCAAATGGGAGGAGGAAGCAAATCTTGGCAGGAAGACATTTACTGGACCCATTTCCAGTTCATCCATTTCACACAATTTCTCACCACAGATTTTGAACAACAACTTGTTAGTATTCCTTTCATTCCTTTTCATGTtctaaattaaagaaaaatgaaatcttTCTAAAGTTTTCTTATCTGGGTGGTTGAGCACTTGCACTTCATTTCTTGTTCATACcttttaaattttctatttttttcacaaTTCCTTTAATTGAAGTTAGTTCTTTTCAAGAAAGTTTAGAGCTTTTGATTATTGGATAAGCAGTTAAAGTTTCCTTTTTTATGCATATAGATATGCTTGTTTTTAAATAATGGCGCCTTAGTATTTTTGACATTAGTTGTTTGTAGAtctgtttttgttctttttcctTTCTAGTGTTTTTGCTAGGAACCATACTTTTGTGGCTTAATTCTAAAGAAAAGGAAGTGAATAAGGAGATTGTAGTTTAGTTTTTTCTTGGTTTAttattctttttcctttttctgcAAAAATTATTGTATGTAGTAAATAATGGCTTACTTGAGATGATTAATGGCTGTTTCTCAAGCAAATAATTATGTTTAGCTCTTAGGTAGATATATTCTAGCAACATCTTTCTAGTGTTTGCTTTTCAGACACTTTGTTCATGCACTTATTACCCTGATAAAATCTTGCTTTGTGGCTTAAAGGAAAATAAAAGGAACTGAATAAGGAGATTGTAGTTGAGATGATTTATAGTTGTTTCTCaagcaaataattagttttaGCTCCTAAGTAGATTCATTTTAGTGTTTGATTTTTCAGTTCGATGTTTCTTAATTTCAAATGGAAATTTATACTTTTATTGCAGGCACTTCCTAAAACATTTTCAGCCAATGTAAAGAATAAATTGCAAGAAAATGTGACCCTTAAAGGTCCTAGTGGAGTTCTGTGGAATGTAGGGCTGACAACTAGAGACGACACCTTGTACTTCGCGAACGGTTGGCAAGAATTCATGAAAGACCACTCTTTGAAAGAGAATGATTTCCTTGTCTTTAAGTACAATGGTGAATCACACTTTGAGGTTTTAATCTTTGATGGAGAAAGTTTATGTGAGAAAGCAGCTTCTTATTTTGTCGGAAAATGTAGTAATGTTAAAGCTGAACAAGGGGGTAGCAAGGCAAAGGGCACAAACACTGCTACTGAAGAAGTCATTAATACTGCTTCTAACGGTGGTGTTGAATGTGGTTCACCTGTGAAATTTCAGCGTCTTAATAGTATAGGAACACCATTGGATGTACCTTTTGTAACTACCAACGAGACTGGTGTTGAATCTGCGTCCCCAGAGGAGTTCATAGCTGATTTCGTCACTAAGACCACACCTGTAGTGATTCCCTCCCAAAAAACCGGCAAAAGGACCAAGAGGCCTGTTAATGAAGTTATTCCTGAGCAGACTAAGAAGCGAGGAACAACACCGAAAGCAGCTAAGAAGCGAGGAACAACACCGAAAGCAGCTAATTCTAGTGAGAGAGTACTTGAGAAGGAACACTCAGGTTaaaatatttctttcttttccattACTGTTTACTATATTAATTCTAAATTATTTAGTAACTATAAATTTCTgatgtaatgttttttttttcttttcgttCTGCTACACATGCTTTGCCATGAAGTTTCAAAAAGCTAAAGAAGATAAATCCTTGATCATTGTGCAAACTACTTTTTTCCCCTTTCCTATAGAGGTCATATCTCGATTTAATACTGAACTGAACCCTATCAATATGAATCTCTAGTGCTTATCTATTTGGACATGAATCTCATCTTGAATTCACTTGTTATTTCTAATGAATCAGTACCTTTTTTGTCAAATTTGTATAACCGACCGCTTTGCTTTTGTCAATTTTCTATTgaatcattttgaaattataattttgttatgtTACTCGTTTTTACTTAAAAAGGACATACTTTTTGACAGTCTTGTCAAATATCGGCCATGGAGGCACCATACATGTTGGCCGGTATGGCGGGTTTTTGGCTCTCTGCCATAGTCTTCCATCCTCCATGGACATCACATCACTGCTTTCTGATAGGGCCTTAACTTTAGCAGATGACATGGGCCGGAATGACAAAGGGAATAAGCCGAAAGTATGGAGAATTTATGTGAGGAGAaacaaaaaaagagagaatgatGAGGTTTCAAGGAGGGAAAGTGAGAATTAGTGTGTTAGTTGGGGACTCGATTACAGGGCCGGCCCAGGCCCAGTACAGTCAGTGCTGCAGAGCCGGGCTCTTATATTTGGGGGTCTCAAAGTTTATTATATTGTAGTGACCCAGTCCAGTTTTACTCTATTTATGTGCAAAATAAATGGAAAGGCCCAAACCATTACActatctgttaaaaaaaaaatggtccaAGCAAAAAGTGGAAAAAAGTCCATCACGTGTGACCAGTCATACGCATGAACAGTGTTTCTACTTTTAGAAATTATAGAAATATAATATAGAATACAAAATTTGTTCTTCTTCTATACGATGATACCCATGAACAGTGAAAAGATATTTTATAATAGTTATAATGATGactattttttgtattattgaagtttttttttttgacaaatttgtaTTAATGaagttatttacaatttaaatgagtttttttttttattaaatttttacatttttctaaTTAAGggtctatttttattatttaagcCGGGCCTCCAAATAGTCAGGACCAACACTGCTCGATTATATGAGGAGGGAGTTGTGGAGAGAGAGGGTAACATGGaagaatcattttttttgttcgGCTAGAGAATTATGTGTTTTCTGTGTAGGGAATCACTCTTTTGGTAGTAGGGATTTATTATCAATAAACACTCACATTCCATTTGTAATTCTCGGTTTCTCTTAAATTTCTTGCTTCTGTTATTTCTGGTTGGCAACAAATTAGTCCAACCAACCAGCTGGATTAGTGGAAAGGAATTGCAAGGTTCAGACCTTTAAATTGAGAGGGATAGTGGGTTACCCTCAACAAGCAACAATTAAGGTTTCCACACGAGAAAACACAATATCCTGAAGTAGATCTTCTATCACTCATTGAACCAACATAATTAGCATGAGTATTAGCATGagtatatatagagagagaggtAGTGTCATAGGGAGGTCATGATAAGTGCTTTTAGCACAAGCACACCATTGCCTTTGATTTCATTCTGAGTCTAAAAAATATGTAGGAAAGAGTATTTTGCATTCCAATCCTTATTTTTATGCCAgagcttatatttttttttaaaactcatgATTGAATTGTTCAATTGCACACAGAGGCAACCATTCCGTGTAGAAGTGGGAAGGAAGATGACCGTTATACTGTCCGCGGAGTTAAACTGTCAACGTTATCAACAGAACCTAACGAGAAAGAGATAGCCCAATCATATACCTCCTCTTTTccatattttgttaaaataatgaAATCGTTCAATGTTGGTGGTTCATGTTTGCTGGTGAGTTGTTCCCTTTTGTGATTCTTAATATAGCTCCCAAATAATGTCATGTAAAGTTTTGTTCTTATTCACTGTGCTTGGCATTAAGACTGGAGCTCTTGCTAATACTGGTTTATAATGTATATAATGCAGAATATACCATCTCAATTTTCGAAAGCACATTTTCCAAACAAAGTAATAAAGATTATCCTACATAATTCGAAGGGAGAACAGTGGACTGTTAATTGTGTTAATAAATCTAGTGTGCATTATACACATCACATTTTCTGTGGAGGATGGATAGATTTTGTTCGTGGCAATGGCATAAAGGTTGGAGATGTCTGCATTTTCGAACTTATACGTGAGTATGAATTACGTGTTCGTATTGCTGAGGTTGGAAAAGATGGACTAGACTTCAAGGATGAAAAACTAGATTCTTAGCGTGCCTAGTGCAAGATAAGATGTCGCTTGTCTTAAACAAAGGCGACGGGTAGGATAAAAGTCATCAAAGATTGGTCAAGAAGCTGTTCCATCCTGCTAACGTTCTTGTTTGTGAGACAGATAAATCAATTTCCAATTAGTTGTATTGTATCATCAGTAATCTAGATCATAGAATGTTTTACATTTCACCATTCAAATCCCAATTAGTTGTATCATCATTAATCAAGATCATAAAATGTAGTAATTATCTATTATGACACTGTTTTTTTAGTTCATATCATTGTGAATTTGTGATTGCTATAACATTCAGTAGGCTTGTGATGTTGATCTctaattttttatgataaaatgaattttatttactaaagtactattattatttaataattggAGTTTGTTGAATACTTATGAGTCAAACTACAATAAATATTTATCTATTagctgaaaaaaaattgatgtttctTTGTGGAAAGGATTCTCTAATGCTGTTTTAGATTTCAAAATTTTGGACTAAATAAAGACCTcgaaaaatttaataaatatttctcTAGTTGAGTTTCTAAGGCAAAGCCAATtattttctttgatttgtgTTCTATCCTTAGAGTGGGTAATGAATGTGTTGATTGGCTTCCTCTGATTATACTTTGAAGATTTGGAATAATATTATCCTCTCTAACTCAGTCTTGTGTTGTAGGCGTTGCTCGTCCACAAACttagttttttcttcttctttctgttgttacaaaaattccaaatttcATTCTTTCTCCTGCATTTCTGAGCAAAAGtggagaggaaaaaaaaaggcATAAGAcctaccattttttttttttgaaaacttggtatccggccgaCTAATCCAAGGAGACCAATCTCACCTACCAATTAttcttctctcttctcaatTTCTCTCGTTGTCAaacaactctttttttttctctcttttttttaggTATGTTGTGTAATGGCTTTTCAGCTGAATGTGTCTAATCTCAAAtggaaattttatattttaattgcaGGCACTTCCCAAAACATTTTCGAACAATGTAAAGAAGAAGTTTGCAGAAAATGTGACCCTTAGAGGTCCTAGTGGAGTTGTGTGGAAGGTAGGGCTGACTACTAGAGATGATACCTTGTACTTCACGTAACGGTTGGCAACAATTCGTGAAAGACCACTCTTTGAAAGAGAATGATTTCCTTGTCTTTAAATACAAGGGTGGATCACACTTTGAGGTCTTAATCTTTGATGGAGAAAGTTTATGTGAGAAAACAGCTTCTTATTTTGTCGGAAAATGTGGACATGCTCAAACTGAACAAGGGGGTAGCAAGGCAAAGGATACAAACACTTGTGCTGAAGAAGCCATTAATACTGCTTCGAATGGTAAGACTTGTAATGCTGGTGTTGAATTTGCTTCCCCCGAGAAATTAACGGCTGATGCACTCACTAAGACCACAACTATACAGTTTCCATTCCAACCAACCGGCAAAAGGGCCGAGAAACCTGTTAATGAAGTTACGCCTGTCCAGACTAAGAAACGAGGTAGACCACCAAAAGCAGGTAATTCTTATGAGAGAGCACATGATTTGGTGGCTTGTAACAAGGAACACTCAGGTATGGCGGGTTTTTAGCAGATGACATGGGATTAAGCCCAACGCATGGAGAGTTTagaaacaataaaacagagAATGATGAGGTGGCAAGGAGCGAAAGTCCTCTCTTAAACAAAAGTCCTCTCCTTGGAGTAGATTTGAGATAATGCAAAATACGGTCTATAGTCTGCAAATGTCTCACCCACAGACCATGCATTAACTGACTCACCACTAACTGTATAAGCCGAATCCGCCCTAGtgtaaataaatcaattttccCACTATTCTTTGATATTGGAACCTGTCAACTTTGGCACATTTCTTCCCAAAGCTTATCTTATGATTTTGCTCAATGGGAAAACTCGTATGTTTGCATCCAAGCTTGTCTGTTTCCAGCAAAAGATCATGGTAATTGCTTATAGCACAAGCACATCATTGCCTTTGATTTCATTTTGGGTCTcaaaaatatgtattaaaacTCATATGATCTTTCCTAGCAGATTGATACTTGTCTAGGAAagattattttcattttgttcctATTCACTGTGCTTGGCATTAACACCGAAGCTCTTGCTAATTCTGGTTTATAATTGATATAATGCAGAATATACCATCTCAATTTTCGAAAGCACATTTTCCAAACCGCATAATAAAGATTATTCTACATAATTTGAAGGGAGAACAGTGGACTGTTAATTGTGTTAATAGAAATTTTAATGTGTTTACATTCCACTTGTTAAGATTTCCATGGTttggagaaaatggagaaaactttagaaagtcttcaagatagtaaaaatcataaggattcatatttgataaaagatggTGAAAATGATACAATGGTGGCTCTTATATAGAGCAATTTAGGGGTTAACTAACTAACCACCTaataacaaactctaacaaactaatataaactctaactaactaatgGAAGATACTAGCTAATCACCATTATTCTTAACACCACTCTATATGTGGAGGGTGGATGGATTTTGTTCGTGGCAATGGCATAAAGATTGGAAATGTCTGCATTTTCGAACTTATACGTGAGAATGAATTACGTGTTCGTATCGCTGACGTTGGAAAAGATGGGCTAGACTTCCAGGATGAAAAACTAGATTTTAGTGTGCCTGGTGCAGCAAGACAAGATGTTCGTAAACGAAGGCAGTGGCGAGGATAAAAAGTCGTCAAAGATTAGTCAAGAAGCTGTTTCATCTACTTGCTAACGTTCTTGTTTGTGAGTCAGATAAATCAATCTTCAGTGAAGATTTTTTGTGGTAAGAGATGCAAAAGACTTGATATATTTTGTGCATGTCAGTAAATTCATGCTGTGTCTTGTGTATAATCACTTATGTCATTTTGTGCATGGTATTAAGCAAGTATAAATTAGCTTCAATTTTCAGCTTAtgtcaataaatttattttgagctcatactttttatgaaatattcggcttataatttttatgaaaaatatttagcCACATTTCTGCTTGATCATAAAAAGTACTGTACacacaaaatttataaagtatAATTGTTGACATGTCTCGAAAGTACATAAGCTTTTTGAATGAAATTCACAAAATATATTCCTACAAgggttaatttttgtttgaggTCGATAGAATAACTAGGGCATGCTT from Trifolium pratense cultivar HEN17-A07 linkage group LG1, ARS_RC_1.1, whole genome shotgun sequence includes these protein-coding regions:
- the LOC123894208 gene encoding uncharacterized protein LOC123894208 is translated as MVGVGGTQIFGGSKSWQEDIYWTHFQFIHFTQFLRTDFEQHLALPKTFSNNVKKKLPENATLKGPSGVVWNIGLKTKDDTVYFTNGWQQFLKDHSLEENDFLVFKYNGESHFEVLIFDGESLCEKASSYFVGKCGHPQTEQGDNKAKETNNSLGEINTASNGGVECGSPEKFRRVNSIRTPLPVPFETTNGETFNAGVESASPEKLMADALTKTTTIQFPFQPTGKRTKKPVNEVTPTPVQTKKRGRRPFKAAHSCDLVACNKEHSETSNLNRSGKEDDHYIPSGGASLSRSSICHEKKIAQSFTSTFPYFVKIMKSFNVGGSRILNVPSKFSKVHLPNTKIQIILHNLKGGQWIVNAVPTTKLHTSHTMCGGWLDFVRGNDIKLGDVCIFELIGKCELRVRIAEVGKDGLEDSQIGKQASSTLGARHDVVRNKTSSSRYKPKSSKFSSKYRKKVVASDKKLSKIGQEAVLSIELKKSDVGKEGLDNQNGHMNEPYWQRKQTILLKKSILLLMAVLNVVRLRNIGVSIRTPLVVSFETTNETTFNTGVESASPKHFMADAVAKTTPTVQGLKLPLFFFLLELKPQPFQSQTVFQMGGGSKSWQEDIYWTHFQFIHFTQFLTTDFEQQLALPKTFSANVKNKLQENVTLKGPSGVLWNVGLTTRDDTLYFANGWQEFMKDHSLKENDFLVFKYNGESHFEVLIFDGESLCEKAASYFVGKCSNVKAEQGGSKAKGTNTATEEVINTASNGGVECGSPVKFQRLNSIGTPLDVPFVTTNETGVESASPEEFIADFVTKTTPVVIPSQKTGKRTKRPVNEVIPEQTKKRGTTPKAAKKRGTTPKAANSSERVLEKEHSEATIPCRSGKEDDRYTVRGVKLSTLSTEPNEKEIAQSYTSSFPYFVKIMKSFNVGGSCLLNIPSQFSKAHFPNKVIKIILHNSKGEQWTVNCVNKSSVHYTHHIFCGGWIDFVRGNGIKVGDVCIFELIREYELRVRIAEVGKDGLDFKDEKLDS